The stretch of DNA GAATGAAAAGATgttctttatttttatatatttgtttgatataaatttatattaaacttatattattttattactttCTAAGTTTCTAAACAATCAAATAGTTATAAATTGTAAAATTCTTGCAAAAATTGTTTCAACATTTAGAAATTGaacaattttttattatcaaaagcAAATAAAGGTATATTatttcaacatttaaaattgagCAAAAAATGCAGAATGTTTCTTCGCCATTTTGATTTTGAATGAATCCCGTTTGCAGTATTAGTATTCAGTGTCAATAGCTTTAAAACTGATTTCGTTTGCATTGTGATGCAGCTATATTTATAGTGACAAGACTCCTTTCGAGAAATTGCCTGACAAGTACTTTTGTCCTGGTAACCATGTAAATTTATCATATCATACACACCATAAATGCATGATCTTAGGTTTTATATATAATTAGGATGAAGATATCATATATACATAcgtatatcatatatatatttgttcaaATTATATAGATTTTTGCAGTTTGTGGGGCCCCAAAGAGGAGGTTTAAGTTATACGAGCCATCCGTCACCAAAAACGCGAATGACATCGATGTTCGTAAAGCAAGGAAAGCACAGATAAAGAGAGACGAAGCTGTTGGGTAAATCCTCCATTCTCTATAATTgtttttctttatatatatatgtatgtcgGTTCTCGAACTTTAGACATCGTCCTTTATCCATTTTTTGGAAAAAacaaagttttttaaaaattctcgGATGGTTAATTAGACTAGTTATTGATCATTCTTGTTCTGTTTGAAATTTACGGTGTTATATAATAGTTTGTGAATTATTATGCAAACCTTTTTCTATTATATTGATAGTGTAATAATGAATTTTTCGATCTCATCCACTTCTTATAAGATCATATTATATttgacattttaaaataattcaccCAATAATTTCGTTTAATAATGTATCATGCAGGCAGGCATTGCCCTTTGCAATTGCAATTGGAGCTGCAGTATTAGCAGGTTTATACTTTTATCTGAACTCGGCCTACTAAGAGCTTCAACCAAGCAGTATTGTTAATCATTTTTGTAatttgtttaataattatttcattatctGAATCGCAAGAAATGGTTTTCTGCTTTATCTActattactatatataatacAAGAACACCCTAAAATCACGGGCAGAGCCATGTGTTGCTCCGCCTGGGTGGTAGTCCGGGTGACTGGTTTTTCcgatatttttaatatataaaattttgtctTATTTTCCGATAGCTAGGGCTCCATTTGTCAATATTAGCTCAagtatgatttaaaaaattctGGCTCGGGTAAAAATGAAAACCTGGCTCCGCCACTTCCTAAAATAACTATATGGAGTtatgatataatttttaatttatccaCCCAGAACACTTTACATCTTATCAAGCTAATTATATGATTTTACtatattacaaaaaaaaattatattttattttatctccTACCATTTCAAtctcaaaaatatataaattttattttaatttttttaaaattattttcattatttatttttttacagaACGCACATAACGTGTTCCACAGTATGCTAGTAAGTTTATTAATTATTACCATTTCCGGGCCAATGTGCGTAAATGTAAGTTACAAGCTCAAATTAACTCAATTTACTTTTGTCATGGTTCAAATAATCAAAttgtaataatattaatttaaggACTTTAAAGGGATTACATTTACTTTTTCACGTCACACAATTTGAGGGTCCATGggtaaaaaaaatgtatttagaAGTTTCGACCACTTCGGTTCAATGGATTCTTCGGGAATGCTTGAGTTCAGATATGCTGAGTAATCGGTTTCTCGTGTTTAAATCGCAgcggaaatttaaaaattttattttgacttTCAAAATAATCTTTGGACATCCGTATGGTTTAAACGAAAAAAAAACATAGGATGTTTAGTAatatatatttagtgaataataTACAATAATGTAGCTCTTCTTGTATGTCCTAACGAACTTTTTTCGAATCTCTTTCTTCgatcttcgaatcaggtccacgatcgGATTACTTATTCCTCTTctacttgcactagaaaatataGAACACAAAGAATAAATCGATTTAATACTATTTATTAGGATAAGCCGAATTTTTCTGGCAAGAGAAATAGGATTCCGAGAGCTGACATTTTTGTCTTGTCTGTAAAGAATGTTTTGAATGCCTCCTatgcaataaaaataataaaatctttaTTATATTTCTAATCCATCATTTATAGATTCTAATTTCATACCATATGAAAACCAATCTCAAATTTTAAtacttatatttttgggaatatcatgcattaatattattttgctttgtgtgcaagtttttaaaattatggtatcatgaatgTTTTCATATTGCATTAATCAATACCGtgttttataaaaacttaatgaactatattttaactcaattaaaatataatttaattattaaagtccaTTTGAACTTTAACAAATAAACACATGATAGGTTTATACTCTTACAAGTCCATGATCCATACTTCCCTtatattaatctcatcataatcccgatcggCAATCCagtatcatcgatgtgacaatttcaacttgttaattattatgatgcacactttaatttcgagattatcaatgtctaaataaggcaGGTGCATTTTTTTTGACTGTCTttagcagtcatgctctcaaaatttatatataagcttatcaattgatcatatcaaacttatttcatataaattcaactcattgaattcattatctcaacgggaataAGTAAACCAGTGTTTGTGTGAgcttcaatggttcagggatatagctagctgtgggttcaaaactttttgtgattcaggacatagtCCTTTATGCggacttaccctaatttgccccattTCATGTACCAAccattgatcatgagaatgccAGAAATTATCTTTCTGATTAAAcacatcgaatcatggtaagagcgtctagtagcatcaccccatgattccccctaggtatcactgatagtgtttgcaagaaccaatcggttatgattaacgtacagtacggtcccttcatttcatatatcccgatcgaatctgcaaccattggttcatcgagggttgcatattaaattCGATATCTATGTGATACAATAATGAAATATTCACAGTGTCATCGTATGTACAACTAGAGAACTCTTTccctaatgtacatctcatactctggccagagatttcatgcactacaATTTCATTAGAtgacataggatatccacataTGTAGGTGAgtggtgaatccctgactacaatttACTGGTTCCTACACACGTCGCAattgcacccaacctcgccatctTTTGACCCTCACGGAGTCGTAAACGAGTCAAAACCCAACCCTAGTatgtagagcctcagtgttgtcctgggtcgtaaggactaatcatgtacaatcacaaccatagacttttcctctcgatgaatgataaccacttggaatgtccgagggagggttgttcgatacaatcatcgtatgattactcatctgcatgattggacatctctatgcccttaccatgaaacacggtatacaacatcacagatgtaGTCTCAAtttcaagcgacctttatctttAGGCAGCTGAATTGACTTgtaacgaatttagaatatgcagtgtctacaaatgagtttcaagatcgaaTTATGATTCATTTATATTAAAACATAACCAATGACTATATATGCTGATTAaataggtatacagataaagtaaaatgaaaccataaaaaagttaaattatattaaaataaagattttttattatacttggagtcaataaattctctgaGCCAACCGTTGGCTAGCAGGATATCTGCtataacaatctctcacttgccctagagccaactacccataaactttaatcacattgcttcgcgatgctgctcaaacaatggtcctgacaAGGACTTTTTAAGTGAAACAACAACGTTATCTGTAGAGGTGACTCTTTGAactgatatatctcctctttccacaatctcccggatgacGTGGAATTTCCTCAGtttatgtttggatcgctgatgagacattggttcctttgcttgtacaacggcaccagtgttgtcgcagtacaccaggactggatcaactccatttgGAATAACGCCCAaatcttggacaaaattcctcatccaaactgtcTCTTTGGCTGCAACATTATATTTAGCTTCAGCGGTGGAATCTGCAACGCTGTCTTGTTtagaactcttccaagagacagccacACCATTGaccatgaatacaaaaccagaggtcgatttcgaatcatctttGTCAatttggaagctagaatcagtgtagccttctaatttcaattctccactcTCATAGACAATGAACAGGTTCTCAGTCCtccttaagtacttaagaatatctttcacggccttccaatgcatttgACCAGGGTTCGCCGGATATCTACTTGCAACACttagagcgtaagcaacatcaggaagcgttgatatcataccatacattatACTATCAATGGCTGATGCATATGAAATACATGTCATCATTTCTATCTCGTCATCAATTTTGGGGCACattgctttagatagagtaataccatgacacattgatAAGTATCATATCTTGGACTCTTCTATATAGAATCTCTTCAGAATGGCATCGATATAAGTCGTTTGGGTGAGCCCCAACATCCTCTTTGATATATCTCTATAGTTTTGTATTCTCAATatataggatgcttcacccatgtctttcatagAGAATTTACTTTTTAACCATGCTTTAGTTGATTATAGTAATCTTATATCATTCTCAATGAGCGGGATATGAatataaagtactaggaatgtctaTGCACTCTCActaaccttcttatacacacatggTTACTCAGGATTCTTggcaaaaccaaattccttgacagtgttgtcaaatctgaggttccaacttttagacgcctgcttgagaccatatattgatatctgaagtttgcatacattattctcacttcctactgatgtgtatccctcaggttgagacatataaatatcttctttaatgtctccattgaggaatgcagtctttacatccatttgatatatctcatagtcatacgaTGCTGCTATGgttagtagtattctaatggattTAAATATAGctactggtgaaaaagtttccacATAGTCAATTCTTTGTCTTTGAGTGTAGCCTTTTGCAGCCAGTCTTGCTTTGatggtcaataccttcccatccgtcccaagctttcttttgtagatccatttgcgtcctatgggaacgattccctcaggtggatccacaaatgcccagacttggtttgaatacattcACTTCATTTCaaactgcatggcttcaagccatttggatgaatcagtatcagatattgcttctttaaagtttattggatcacatccaacacaaggctcATCATGCCCTTGTTCATGAAAAAGCGTATATCTAGCATGTGGTCTAATAATTCTATCAAATCTTCTAGTTGCGTGTActtctgttggaacatttcatattcgtaatcttgattttaatgttaacaaaacttgttattttgtttctaataaattTACCAAAGTGCGCAGAAAGTtaaaactgatcaggcttcgaaccgatcagttaccgagccaaaactgaagctatcgagacgcaaactgaaattGCCAACCgattgcccaaactgaaccaATACACTTGAAATATCAA from Primulina tabacum isolate GXHZ01 chromosome 3, ASM2559414v2, whole genome shotgun sequence encodes:
- the LOC142539072 gene encoding uncharacterized protein LOC142539072 produces the protein MALAPNTALHASKPLPPPGLHPPADRFALKSSFFMPSLHLLLPPKPLAMAAPKYSMRIASKQSYICRDCGYIYSDKTPFEKLPDKYFCPVCGAPKRRFKLYEPSVTKNANDIDVRKARKAQIKRDEAVGQALPFAIAIGAAVLAGLYFYLNSAY
- the LOC142538563 gene encoding secreted RxLR effector protein 161-like gives rise to the protein MYGMISTLPDVAYALSVASRYPANPGQMHWKAVKDILKYLRRTENLFIVYESGELKLEGYTDSSFQIDKDDSKSTSGFVFMVNGVAVSWKSSKQDSVADSTAEAKYNVAAKETVWMRNFVQDLGVIPNGVDPVLTLHILNSLQVNSAA